A window of Helicobacter pylori genomic DNA:
CAAGAAATTGGAGAAATCAAACAACTCATTGGCGCTAAAATCCCTATGTTTGGCATTTGTTTGGGGCATCAATTGCTCTCTATCGCGCAAGGCTACCCCACCTATAAGCTCAAATTTGGTCACCATGGGAGCAACCACCCCGTTAAAAACCTAGAAACAAACGCCGTTGAAATCACCGCACAAAACCACAACTACTGCGTCCCTGAAGCCATTGAAAACATCGCTATTATCACGCACCGAAACCTTTTTGACAACACCATTGAAGGCGTGCGCTATAAAAACGCCCCCATCATCTCCGTCCAGCACCACCCAGAAAGCAGCCCCGGCCCTAAAGAAAGCCATTATATTTTTAAAGAATTTGTGAAATTGTTAGAGGGTTTTTAAGGGTTTTTAAAGCAACGCCCATAGAGATTGAAAGCGCTTTAAAAATAGATTTAAATCTTTTTATTAAAAAATCTCGCATTTACCCTAAATTGGTTTTGATGCAATACTATTCTCTCGCAATAATTATTATTGTTATTGCGACAAAACTTTTTAGAAGGAGTTATTATGGGAAGTATCGGTAGTATGGGCAAACCTATTGAAGGGTTTTTAGTGGCAGCCATTCAGTTTCCTGTGCCAATTGTCAATAGCCGTAAGGATATTGAAAACAACATTGAAAGCATTATTAGAACCTTGCATGCGACTAAGGCGGGGTATCCGGGAGTGGAGCTTATCATTTTCCCTGAGTATAGCACGCAAGGTTTGAATACCGCTAAGTGGCTCAGCGAAGAATTTTTGCTAGATGTCCCCGGTAAAGAGACAGAGCGATACGCTCAAGCGTGTAAAGAGGCGAAAGTTTATGGTGTTTTTTCAATCATGGAACGCAATCCTGATTCTAACAAAAACCCCTACAACACCGCCATCATCATTGATCCGCAAGGTAAAATCATTCTAAAATACCGCAAGCTATTCCCATGGAATCCTATTGAACCATGGTATCCTGGGGATTTAGGAATGCCTGTGTGCGAGGGGCCTGGTGGATCAAAATTGGCCGTGTGCATTTGCCATGATGGCATGATTCCAGAGCTCGCTAGAGAAGCGGCTTATAAAGGGTGCAATGTGTATATCCGCATTTCAGGCTATAGCACTCAAGTCAATGATCAATGGATTTTAACTAACCGCTCTAACGCATGGCACAATTTGATGTATACCGTGAGCGTGAATTTGGCCGGCTATGATAATGTCTTTTATTACTTTGGCGAAGGGCAAATCTGTAACTTTGATGGCACGACCCTTGTTCAAGGGCACCGCAACCCTTGGGAAATTGTAACTGGGGAAATCTATCCTAGAATGGCAGACAACGCCCGCTTAAGCTGGGGATTAGAAAACAACATTTACAACTTAGGCCATAGAGGGTATGTGGCTAAACCGGGCGGAGAACATGACGCAGGCTTAACCTACATCAAAGACTTGGCCGCCGGTAAATACAAATTGCCTTGGGAAGATCACATGAAAATCAAAGACGGCTCTATCTATGGCTATCCTACCACCGGTGGGCGTTTTGGGAAATAACCCCTAACCTTATATTTTTGCTAGAACCTACCTTAAAAGGTTCTAGTTTCCCCATTTTTTAAACAATGAGAGAATATTGAAAAGATTTATCCCTATTGGATAAAGGCAAAGTCAAATCAATAAGAAATTATTCTCATCTCTTATTTTTCAATCCCAAAAGAATTTTTATAATCAACTATCAGTCATCTAACATGCTAACTATCCATACATTTGCCAACAAAGAAGTGAAAAACGATTTCACGCATTCCTTATGCATTTTTTTATACGATTTTATACGATTTGAAAACATGGAACAAACGCTAAAAATCATCGTTAGTTAAAAAAACTATCAACATCATCATCGTCATCGTCGCTAAAAATAGACACTATCACATATAAAAGAAAAAGAATAATGAGTGGAGGGAAAACAAAACAAAGCCCAATGTAAAGCACAGCACCAAGACAACCTCCAACCCATTTAAAAAACTTAATAATCATGCAGCAAACCCTTTAAACGCCAAATGTTGGAGTGTATCGTTTTTTTGTTTGTCAAGGGGTGGTGGTTAAAAAAAATACGATTGAATGTTTTATAGAATAAAATGATAGTATTGATAATGATTAAAGTTTAGCCCCTAATTTTAGCGCCCCTAACAAGCCTTCCACATTCAACCCCAACCCCACGCTTAAATTCTTGCTTGAGCTTATAATATAGGGCTTATGAAAGTCTTCCAAACGCACACAGCCCGCGCTTTCTTGCCACAAACCGCTTTCTAAATACCTTTCTACTTCGCTCCAATCAAACGCCCCTAAACGCGCTCTAAAAACCGATAAATCCAGCCATTCTAATTTAGGAGAAATCAAGGCAGAGCAGGTTAAAATTTCTATTTCATTGCCATTTTGGAGTTTTAAAAATTCAAGGGCTTCTTGTTTGTTTTTGGCTTTTCGTTGCATTTGGCCATTCACGCTCACCACGCTATCAGCGACCACGATAGCGCAATGATTGGCAACTAGCGTTTTAGCTTTTTCTAATTTCCCCTTGCACGCCCAATAAACAAACTCCCTAGGATCTGCAACTTTCAAGCTTTCTTCATCAAAATCTAGCGCTTTTTGTTTGAATGAAATCCCATGCTCTTTTAAAAGATTGGATCTAGCGCTAGACTGAGAGCCTAAAATCAATTCCATGCTATTTTTCTAAAGCTTTTAAAGCGGTATTTTTCGCTGCATT
This region includes:
- the maf gene encoding septum formation inhibitor Maf — encoded protein: MELILGSQSSARSNLLKEHGISFKQKALDFDEESLKVADPREFVYWACKGKLEKAKTLVANHCAIVVADSVVSVNGQMQRKAKNKQEALEFLKLQNGNEIEILTCSALISPKLEWLDLSVFRARLGAFDWSEVERYLESGLWQESAGCVRLEDFHKPYIISSSKNLSVGLGLNVEGLLGALKLGAKL
- a CDS encoding formamidase, which produces MGSIGSMGKPIEGFLVAAIQFPVPIVNSRKDIENNIESIIRTLHATKAGYPGVELIIFPEYSTQGLNTAKWLSEEFLLDVPGKETERYAQACKEAKVYGVFSIMERNPDSNKNPYNTAIIIDPQGKIILKYRKLFPWNPIEPWYPGDLGMPVCEGPGGSKLAVCICHDGMIPELAREAAYKGCNVYIRISGYSTQVNDQWILTNRSNAWHNLMYTVSVNLAGYDNVFYYFGEGQICNFDGTTLVQGHRNPWEIVTGEIYPRMADNARLSWGLENNIYNLGHRGYVAKPGGEHDAGLTYIKDLAAGKYKLPWEDHMKIKDGSIYGYPTTGGRFGK